Proteins encoded in a region of the Orcinus orca chromosome 8, mOrcOrc1.1, whole genome shotgun sequence genome:
- the SMTNL1 gene encoding smoothelin-like protein 1 isoform X36, which produces MEQKEGKPSEDGTPVSPTMEVPETVGGGASAEEEATGPAERTITEGPPDGAGKQERAPAEDSITAEFQGESKGEAELQKEDSGKKETTVAPQEMADRKEETNSEPKETEGKEEITLASEKQQADEKEAKPGSREKANVNDEVQAAGNEEAKAGDREAAGKEEAKAGDREAAGKEEAKVGGKEAKGKEEAKAGDREAAGKEEAKAGDREAAGKEEAKVGDREAKGKEEAKAGGREAAGKQEATVASQEVSNKTEEPKAETQEKASAPEAKSDSQKTAVEDEAKPEPQEEEEKEEVEPGCPDEEQDQGAEKGAEEGAGALPRSAEEWPESPTEEGSGLSPDGLSPDTAASGETSPSASESSPSDVSQSPTEPPPSQEKKKDKAPERRVSAPARPRGPRAQNRKAIVDKFGGAASGPTALFRNTKAAGAAIGGVKNMLLEWCRAMTRSYEHVDIQNFSSSWSSGMAFCALIHKFFPDAFDYAALDPAKRRHNFSLAFSTAEKLADCAQLLEVDDMVRLAVPDSKCVYTYIQELYRSLVQKGLVKTKKK; this is translated from the exons AtggagcagaaggaagggaagcCCTCTGAGGACGGAACCCCTGTGTCCCCAACCATGGAGGTCCCGGAGACAGTGGGAGGGGGAGCCTCTGCTGAGGAGGAGGCCACAGGCCCAGCTGAGAGGACCATCACAGAGGGGCCTCCAGATGGGGCAGGAAAGCAGGAGAGGGCACCAGCTGAGGACAGCATTACAGCTGAATTCCAGGGGGAATCCAAAGGGGAGGCTGAACTTCAAAAGGAGGACAGCGGGAAGAAAGAGACCACCGTGGCTCCTCAGGAGATGGCTGATCGGAAAGAAGAGACCAACTCTGAACCCAAGGAGACTGAGGGAAAAGAGGAGATCACGTTGGCCTCTGAGAAGCAGCAGGCTGATGAGAAAGAGGCCAAGCCTGGATCTAGGGAGAAAGCCAATGTGAATGATGAGGTGCAGGCTGCTGGGAATGAGGAGGCCAAGGCTGGAGAcagggaggctgctgggaaggaggaggccaag gctggagacagggaggctgctgggaaggaggaggccaAGGTTGGAGGCAAGGAGgccaaagggaaggaggaggccaaGGCTGGAGACAGGGAG gctgctgggaaggaggaggccaAG GCTGGAGAcagggaggctgctgggaaggaggaggccaAGGTTGGAGACAGGGAGgccaaagggaaggaggaggccaaggctggaggcagggaggctgctgggaagCAGGAGGCCACAGTGGCCTCTCAGGAGGTGAGCAACAAGACAGAGGAGCCCAAGGCTGAAACCCAAGAGAAAGCCAGTGCCCCAGAGGCCAAGTCGGACTCTCAGAAGACTGCCGTGGAAGATGAGGCCAAGCCTGAAccacaggaggaggaggagaaggaggaggtg GAGCCAGGCTGTCCTGATGAAGAGCAGGACCAGGGCGCggagaaaggggcagaggaaggggcaGGAGCGCTTCCCCGGTCCGCTGAGGAATGGCCCGAGAGCCCCACGGAGGAGGGCAGCGGCCTCAGCCCAG ATGGGCTGAGTCCAGACACCGCAGCTTCTGGAGAGACCAGTCCTTCAGCCAG TGAATCTTCACCCAGCGACGTGTCCCAGAGCCCCACGGAGCCCCCTCCCTcacaggagaagaagaaagacaagGCACCAGAGCGCAGGGTGTCAGCCCCTGCCCGGCCCCGGGGGCCCCGTGCCCAGAACCGCAAAGCCATCGTAGACAAGTTTGGGGG GGCAGCCTCGGGCCCCACGGCCCTGTTCCGGAACACCAAGGCCGCGGGGGCAGCCATCGGCGGCGTTAAGAACATGCTCTTGGAGTGGTGTCGGGCCATGACGAGGAGCTACGAG CATGTGGACATCCAGAACTTCTCCTCAAGCTGGAGCAGTGGCATGGCCTTCTGCGCCCTCATCCACAAGTTCTTCCCCGATGCCTTTGACTACGCTGCGCTGGACCCCGCCAAGCGCCGGCACAACTTCTCCCTGGCCTTCTCCACAGCCGA GAAACTGGCCGACTGCGCCCAGCTGCTGGAAGTGGATGACATGGTGCGGCTGGCAGTGCCTGACTCCAAGTGCGTCTACACCTACATCCAGGAGCTGTACCGCAGCCTCGTGCAGAAGGGACTGGTGAAGACCAAGAAGAAATGA
- the SMTNL1 gene encoding smoothelin-like protein 1 isoform X16: MEQKEGKPSEDGTPVSPTMEVPETVGGGASAEEEATGPAERTITEGPPDGAGKQERAPAEDSITAEFQGESKGEAELQKEDSGKKETTVAPQEMADRKEETNSEPKETEGKEEITLASEKQQADEKEAKPGSREKANVNDEVQAAGNEEAKAGDREAAGKEEAKAGDREAAGKEEAKTGDREAAGKEEAKAGDREAAGKEETKAGDREAAGKEEAKAGDREAAGKEEAMAGGREAAGNEETKAGDREAAGKEEAKVGDREAKGKEEAKAGGREAAGKQEATVASQEVSNKTEEPKAETQEKASAPEAKSDSQKTAVEDEAKPEPQEEEEKEEVEPGCPDEEQDQGAEKGAEEGAGALPRSAEEWPESPTEEGSGLSPDGLSPDTAASGETSPSASESSPSDVSQSPTEPPPSQEKKKDKAPERRVSAPARPRGPRAQNRKAIVDKFGGAASGPTALFRNTKAAGAAIGGVKNMLLEWCRAMTRSYEHVDIQNFSSSWSSGMAFCALIHKFFPDAFDYAALDPAKRRHNFSLAFSTAEKLADCAQLLEVDDMVRLAVPDSKCVYTYIQELYRSLVQKGLVKTKKK, translated from the exons AtggagcagaaggaagggaagcCCTCTGAGGACGGAACCCCTGTGTCCCCAACCATGGAGGTCCCGGAGACAGTGGGAGGGGGAGCCTCTGCTGAGGAGGAGGCCACAGGCCCAGCTGAGAGGACCATCACAGAGGGGCCTCCAGATGGGGCAGGAAAGCAGGAGAGGGCACCAGCTGAGGACAGCATTACAGCTGAATTCCAGGGGGAATCCAAAGGGGAGGCTGAACTTCAAAAGGAGGACAGCGGGAAGAAAGAGACCACCGTGGCTCCTCAGGAGATGGCTGATCGGAAAGAAGAGACCAACTCTGAACCCAAGGAGACTGAGGGAAAAGAGGAGATCACGTTGGCCTCTGAGAAGCAGCAGGCTGATGAGAAAGAGGCCAAGCCTGGATCTAGGGAGAAAGCCAATGTGAATGATGAGGTGCAGGCTGCTGGGAATGAGGAGGCCAAGGCTGGAGAcagggaggctgctgggaaggaggaggccaag gctggagacagggaggctgctgggaaggaggaggccaagactggagacagggaggctgctgggaaggaggaagccaaggctggagacagggaggctgctgggaaggaggagaccaaggctggagacagggaggctgctgggaaggaggaggccaAG gctggagacagggaggccgctgggaaggaggaagccatggctggaggcagggaggctgctgGGAATGAGGAGACCAAGGCTGGAGAcagggaggctgctgggaaggaggaggccaAGGTTGGAGACAGGGAGgccaaagggaaggaggaggccaaggctggaggcagggaggctgctgggaagCAGGAGGCCACAGTGGCCTCTCAGGAGGTGAGCAACAAGACAGAGGAGCCCAAGGCTGAAACCCAAGAGAAAGCCAGTGCCCCAGAGGCCAAGTCGGACTCTCAGAAGACTGCCGTGGAAGATGAGGCCAAGCCTGAAccacaggaggaggaggagaaggaggaggtg GAGCCAGGCTGTCCTGATGAAGAGCAGGACCAGGGCGCggagaaaggggcagaggaaggggcaGGAGCGCTTCCCCGGTCCGCTGAGGAATGGCCCGAGAGCCCCACGGAGGAGGGCAGCGGCCTCAGCCCAG ATGGGCTGAGTCCAGACACCGCAGCTTCTGGAGAGACCAGTCCTTCAGCCAG TGAATCTTCACCCAGCGACGTGTCCCAGAGCCCCACGGAGCCCCCTCCCTcacaggagaagaagaaagacaagGCACCAGAGCGCAGGGTGTCAGCCCCTGCCCGGCCCCGGGGGCCCCGTGCCCAGAACCGCAAAGCCATCGTAGACAAGTTTGGGGG GGCAGCCTCGGGCCCCACGGCCCTGTTCCGGAACACCAAGGCCGCGGGGGCAGCCATCGGCGGCGTTAAGAACATGCTCTTGGAGTGGTGTCGGGCCATGACGAGGAGCTACGAG CATGTGGACATCCAGAACTTCTCCTCAAGCTGGAGCAGTGGCATGGCCTTCTGCGCCCTCATCCACAAGTTCTTCCCCGATGCCTTTGACTACGCTGCGCTGGACCCCGCCAAGCGCCGGCACAACTTCTCCCTGGCCTTCTCCACAGCCGA GAAACTGGCCGACTGCGCCCAGCTGCTGGAAGTGGATGACATGGTGCGGCTGGCAGTGCCTGACTCCAAGTGCGTCTACACCTACATCCAGGAGCTGTACCGCAGCCTCGTGCAGAAGGGACTGGTGAAGACCAAGAAGAAATGA
- the SMTNL1 gene encoding smoothelin-like protein 1 isoform X2, protein MEQKEGKPSEDGTPVSPTMEVPETVGGGASAEEEATGPAERTITEGPPDGAGKQERAPAEDSITAEFQGESKGEAELQKEDSGKKETTVAPQEMADRKEETNSEPKETEGKEEITLASEKQQADEKEAKPGSREKANVNDEVQAAGNEEAKAGDREAAGKEEAKAGDREAAGKEEAKTGDREAAGKEEAKAGDREAAGKEETKAGDREAAGKEEAKVGGKEAKGKEEAKAGDREAAGKEEAKPGDREAAGKEETKAGDREAAGKEETKPGDREAAGKEEAKAGDREAAGKEEAMAGGREAAGNEETKAGDREAAGKEEAKAGGREAAGKQEATVASQEVSNKTEEPKAETQEKASAPEAKSDSQKTAVEDEAKPEPQEEEEKEEVEPGCPDEEQDQGAEKGAEEGAGALPRSAEEWPESPTEEGSGLSPDGLSPDTAASGETSPSASESSPSDVSQSPTEPPPSQEKKKDKAPERRVSAPARPRGPRAQNRKAIVDKFGGAASGPTALFRNTKAAGAAIGGVKNMLLEWCRAMTRSYEHVDIQNFSSSWSSGMAFCALIHKFFPDAFDYAALDPAKRRHNFSLAFSTAEKLADCAQLLEVDDMVRLAVPDSKCVYTYIQELYRSLVQKGLVKTKKK, encoded by the exons AtggagcagaaggaagggaagcCCTCTGAGGACGGAACCCCTGTGTCCCCAACCATGGAGGTCCCGGAGACAGTGGGAGGGGGAGCCTCTGCTGAGGAGGAGGCCACAGGCCCAGCTGAGAGGACCATCACAGAGGGGCCTCCAGATGGGGCAGGAAAGCAGGAGAGGGCACCAGCTGAGGACAGCATTACAGCTGAATTCCAGGGGGAATCCAAAGGGGAGGCTGAACTTCAAAAGGAGGACAGCGGGAAGAAAGAGACCACCGTGGCTCCTCAGGAGATGGCTGATCGGAAAGAAGAGACCAACTCTGAACCCAAGGAGACTGAGGGAAAAGAGGAGATCACGTTGGCCTCTGAGAAGCAGCAGGCTGATGAGAAAGAGGCCAAGCCTGGATCTAGGGAGAAAGCCAATGTGAATGATGAGGTGCAGGCTGCTGGGAATGAGGAGGCCAAGGCTGGAGAcagggaggctgctgggaaggaggaggccaag gctggagacagggaggctgctgggaaggaggaggccaagactggagacagggaggctgctgggaaggaggaagccaaggctggagacagggaggctgctgggaaggaggagaccaaggctggagacagggaggctgctgggaaggaggaggccaAGGTTGGAGGCAAGGAGgccaaagggaaggaggaggccaaGGCTGGAGACAGGGAG gctgctgggaaggaggaggccaagcctggagacagggaggctgctgggaaggaGGAGACCAAGGCTGGAGACAGGGAGGCTGCTGGAAAGGAGGAGACCAAGCCTGGAGAcagggaggctgctgggaaggaggaggccaAG gctggagacagggaggccgctgggaaggaggaagccatggctggaggcagggaggctgctgGGAATGAGGAGACCAAGGCTGGAGAcagggaggctgctgggaaggaggaggccaAG gctggaggcagggaggctgctgggaagCAGGAGGCCACAGTGGCCTCTCAGGAGGTGAGCAACAAGACAGAGGAGCCCAAGGCTGAAACCCAAGAGAAAGCCAGTGCCCCAGAGGCCAAGTCGGACTCTCAGAAGACTGCCGTGGAAGATGAGGCCAAGCCTGAAccacaggaggaggaggagaaggaggaggtg GAGCCAGGCTGTCCTGATGAAGAGCAGGACCAGGGCGCggagaaaggggcagaggaaggggcaGGAGCGCTTCCCCGGTCCGCTGAGGAATGGCCCGAGAGCCCCACGGAGGAGGGCAGCGGCCTCAGCCCAG ATGGGCTGAGTCCAGACACCGCAGCTTCTGGAGAGACCAGTCCTTCAGCCAG TGAATCTTCACCCAGCGACGTGTCCCAGAGCCCCACGGAGCCCCCTCCCTcacaggagaagaagaaagacaagGCACCAGAGCGCAGGGTGTCAGCCCCTGCCCGGCCCCGGGGGCCCCGTGCCCAGAACCGCAAAGCCATCGTAGACAAGTTTGGGGG GGCAGCCTCGGGCCCCACGGCCCTGTTCCGGAACACCAAGGCCGCGGGGGCAGCCATCGGCGGCGTTAAGAACATGCTCTTGGAGTGGTGTCGGGCCATGACGAGGAGCTACGAG CATGTGGACATCCAGAACTTCTCCTCAAGCTGGAGCAGTGGCATGGCCTTCTGCGCCCTCATCCACAAGTTCTTCCCCGATGCCTTTGACTACGCTGCGCTGGACCCCGCCAAGCGCCGGCACAACTTCTCCCTGGCCTTCTCCACAGCCGA GAAACTGGCCGACTGCGCCCAGCTGCTGGAAGTGGATGACATGGTGCGGCTGGCAGTGCCTGACTCCAAGTGCGTCTACACCTACATCCAGGAGCTGTACCGCAGCCTCGTGCAGAAGGGACTGGTGAAGACCAAGAAGAAATGA
- the SMTNL1 gene encoding smoothelin-like protein 1 isoform X44, with protein MEQKEGKPSEDGTPVSPTMEVPETVGGGASAEEEATGPAERTITEGPPDGAGKQERAPAEDSITAEFQGESKGEAELQKEDSGKKETTVAPQEMADRKEETNSEPKETEGKEEITLASEKQQADEKEAKPGSREKANVNDEVQAAGNEEAKAGDREAAGKEEAKAGDREAAGKEEAKAGDREAAGKEEAKVGDREAKGKEEAKAGGREAAGKQEATVASQEVSNKTEEPKAETQEKASAPEAKSDSQKTAVEDEAKPEPQEEEEKEEVEPGCPDEEQDQGAEKGAEEGAGALPRSAEEWPESPTEEGSGLSPDGLSPDTAASGETSPSASESSPSDVSQSPTEPPPSQEKKKDKAPERRVSAPARPRGPRAQNRKAIVDKFGGAASGPTALFRNTKAAGAAIGGVKNMLLEWCRAMTRSYEHVDIQNFSSSWSSGMAFCALIHKFFPDAFDYAALDPAKRRHNFSLAFSTAEKLADCAQLLEVDDMVRLAVPDSKCVYTYIQELYRSLVQKGLVKTKKK; from the exons AtggagcagaaggaagggaagcCCTCTGAGGACGGAACCCCTGTGTCCCCAACCATGGAGGTCCCGGAGACAGTGGGAGGGGGAGCCTCTGCTGAGGAGGAGGCCACAGGCCCAGCTGAGAGGACCATCACAGAGGGGCCTCCAGATGGGGCAGGAAAGCAGGAGAGGGCACCAGCTGAGGACAGCATTACAGCTGAATTCCAGGGGGAATCCAAAGGGGAGGCTGAACTTCAAAAGGAGGACAGCGGGAAGAAAGAGACCACCGTGGCTCCTCAGGAGATGGCTGATCGGAAAGAAGAGACCAACTCTGAACCCAAGGAGACTGAGGGAAAAGAGGAGATCACGTTGGCCTCTGAGAAGCAGCAGGCTGATGAGAAAGAGGCCAAGCCTGGATCTAGGGAGAAAGCCAATGTGAATGATGAGGTGCAGGCTGCTGGGAATGAGGAGGCCAAGGCTGGAGAcagggaggctgctgggaaggaggaggccaag gctggagacagggaggctgctgggaaggaggaggccaAG GCTGGAGAcagggaggctgctgggaaggaggaggccaAGGTTGGAGACAGGGAGgccaaagggaaggaggaggccaaggctggaggcagggaggctgctgggaagCAGGAGGCCACAGTGGCCTCTCAGGAGGTGAGCAACAAGACAGAGGAGCCCAAGGCTGAAACCCAAGAGAAAGCCAGTGCCCCAGAGGCCAAGTCGGACTCTCAGAAGACTGCCGTGGAAGATGAGGCCAAGCCTGAAccacaggaggaggaggagaaggaggaggtg GAGCCAGGCTGTCCTGATGAAGAGCAGGACCAGGGCGCggagaaaggggcagaggaaggggcaGGAGCGCTTCCCCGGTCCGCTGAGGAATGGCCCGAGAGCCCCACGGAGGAGGGCAGCGGCCTCAGCCCAG ATGGGCTGAGTCCAGACACCGCAGCTTCTGGAGAGACCAGTCCTTCAGCCAG TGAATCTTCACCCAGCGACGTGTCCCAGAGCCCCACGGAGCCCCCTCCCTcacaggagaagaagaaagacaagGCACCAGAGCGCAGGGTGTCAGCCCCTGCCCGGCCCCGGGGGCCCCGTGCCCAGAACCGCAAAGCCATCGTAGACAAGTTTGGGGG GGCAGCCTCGGGCCCCACGGCCCTGTTCCGGAACACCAAGGCCGCGGGGGCAGCCATCGGCGGCGTTAAGAACATGCTCTTGGAGTGGTGTCGGGCCATGACGAGGAGCTACGAG CATGTGGACATCCAGAACTTCTCCTCAAGCTGGAGCAGTGGCATGGCCTTCTGCGCCCTCATCCACAAGTTCTTCCCCGATGCCTTTGACTACGCTGCGCTGGACCCCGCCAAGCGCCGGCACAACTTCTCCCTGGCCTTCTCCACAGCCGA GAAACTGGCCGACTGCGCCCAGCTGCTGGAAGTGGATGACATGGTGCGGCTGGCAGTGCCTGACTCCAAGTGCGTCTACACCTACATCCAGGAGCTGTACCGCAGCCTCGTGCAGAAGGGACTGGTGAAGACCAAGAAGAAATGA
- the SMTNL1 gene encoding smoothelin-like protein 1 isoform X1, whose amino-acid sequence MEQKEGKPSEDGTPVSPTMEVPETVGGGASAEEEATGPAERTITEGPPDGAGKQERAPAEDSITAEFQGESKGEAELQKEDSGKKETTVAPQEMADRKEETNSEPKETEGKEEITLASEKQQADEKEAKPGSREKANVNDEVQAAGNEEAKAGDREAAGKEEAKAGDREAAGKEEAKTGDREAAGKEEAKAGDREAAGKEETKAGDREAAGKEEAKVGGKEAKGKEEAKAGDREAAGKEEAKPGDREAAGKEETKAGDREAAGKEETKPGDREAAGKEEAKAGDREAAGKEEAMAGGREAAGNEETKAGDREAAGKEEAKVGDREAKGKEEAKAGGREAAGKQEATVASQEVSNKTEEPKAETQEKASAPEAKSDSQKTAVEDEAKPEPQEEEEKEEVEPGCPDEEQDQGAEKGAEEGAGALPRSAEEWPESPTEEGSGLSPDGLSPDTAASGETSPSASESSPSDVSQSPTEPPPSQEKKKDKAPERRVSAPARPRGPRAQNRKAIVDKFGGAASGPTALFRNTKAAGAAIGGVKNMLLEWCRAMTRSYEHVDIQNFSSSWSSGMAFCALIHKFFPDAFDYAALDPAKRRHNFSLAFSTAEKLADCAQLLEVDDMVRLAVPDSKCVYTYIQELYRSLVQKGLVKTKKK is encoded by the exons AtggagcagaaggaagggaagcCCTCTGAGGACGGAACCCCTGTGTCCCCAACCATGGAGGTCCCGGAGACAGTGGGAGGGGGAGCCTCTGCTGAGGAGGAGGCCACAGGCCCAGCTGAGAGGACCATCACAGAGGGGCCTCCAGATGGGGCAGGAAAGCAGGAGAGGGCACCAGCTGAGGACAGCATTACAGCTGAATTCCAGGGGGAATCCAAAGGGGAGGCTGAACTTCAAAAGGAGGACAGCGGGAAGAAAGAGACCACCGTGGCTCCTCAGGAGATGGCTGATCGGAAAGAAGAGACCAACTCTGAACCCAAGGAGACTGAGGGAAAAGAGGAGATCACGTTGGCCTCTGAGAAGCAGCAGGCTGATGAGAAAGAGGCCAAGCCTGGATCTAGGGAGAAAGCCAATGTGAATGATGAGGTGCAGGCTGCTGGGAATGAGGAGGCCAAGGCTGGAGAcagggaggctgctgggaaggaggaggccaag gctggagacagggaggctgctgggaaggaggaggccaagactggagacagggaggctgctgggaaggaggaagccaaggctggagacagggaggctgctgggaaggaggagaccaaggctggagacagggaggctgctgggaaggaggaggccaAGGTTGGAGGCAAGGAGgccaaagggaaggaggaggccaaGGCTGGAGACAGGGAG gctgctgggaaggaggaggccaagcctggagacagggaggctgctgggaaggaGGAGACCAAGGCTGGAGACAGGGAGGCTGCTGGAAAGGAGGAGACCAAGCCTGGAGAcagggaggctgctgggaaggaggaggccaAG gctggagacagggaggccgctgggaaggaggaagccatggctggaggcagggaggctgctgGGAATGAGGAGACCAAGGCTGGAGAcagggaggctgctgggaaggaggaggccaAGGTTGGAGACAGGGAGgccaaagggaaggaggaggccaaggctggaggcagggaggctgctgggaagCAGGAGGCCACAGTGGCCTCTCAGGAGGTGAGCAACAAGACAGAGGAGCCCAAGGCTGAAACCCAAGAGAAAGCCAGTGCCCCAGAGGCCAAGTCGGACTCTCAGAAGACTGCCGTGGAAGATGAGGCCAAGCCTGAAccacaggaggaggaggagaaggaggaggtg GAGCCAGGCTGTCCTGATGAAGAGCAGGACCAGGGCGCggagaaaggggcagaggaaggggcaGGAGCGCTTCCCCGGTCCGCTGAGGAATGGCCCGAGAGCCCCACGGAGGAGGGCAGCGGCCTCAGCCCAG ATGGGCTGAGTCCAGACACCGCAGCTTCTGGAGAGACCAGTCCTTCAGCCAG TGAATCTTCACCCAGCGACGTGTCCCAGAGCCCCACGGAGCCCCCTCCCTcacaggagaagaagaaagacaagGCACCAGAGCGCAGGGTGTCAGCCCCTGCCCGGCCCCGGGGGCCCCGTGCCCAGAACCGCAAAGCCATCGTAGACAAGTTTGGGGG GGCAGCCTCGGGCCCCACGGCCCTGTTCCGGAACACCAAGGCCGCGGGGGCAGCCATCGGCGGCGTTAAGAACATGCTCTTGGAGTGGTGTCGGGCCATGACGAGGAGCTACGAG CATGTGGACATCCAGAACTTCTCCTCAAGCTGGAGCAGTGGCATGGCCTTCTGCGCCCTCATCCACAAGTTCTTCCCCGATGCCTTTGACTACGCTGCGCTGGACCCCGCCAAGCGCCGGCACAACTTCTCCCTGGCCTTCTCCACAGCCGA GAAACTGGCCGACTGCGCCCAGCTGCTGGAAGTGGATGACATGGTGCGGCTGGCAGTGCCTGACTCCAAGTGCGTCTACACCTACATCCAGGAGCTGTACCGCAGCCTCGTGCAGAAGGGACTGGTGAAGACCAAGAAGAAATGA
- the SMTNL1 gene encoding smoothelin-like protein 1 isoform X31, whose translation MEQKEGKPSEDGTPVSPTMEVPETVGGGASAEEEATGPAERTITEGPPDGAGKQERAPAEDSITAEFQGESKGEAELQKEDSGKKETTVAPQEMADRKEETNSEPKETEGKEEITLASEKQQADEKEAKPGSREKANVNDEVQAAGNEEAKAGDREAAGKEEAKAGDREAAGKEEAKAGDREAAGKEEAMAGGREAAGNEETKAGDREAAGKEEAKVGDREAKGKEEAKAGGREAAGKQEATVASQEVSNKTEEPKAETQEKASAPEAKSDSQKTAVEDEAKPEPQEEEEKEEVEPGCPDEEQDQGAEKGAEEGAGALPRSAEEWPESPTEEGSGLSPDGLSPDTAASGETSPSASESSPSDVSQSPTEPPPSQEKKKDKAPERRVSAPARPRGPRAQNRKAIVDKFGGAASGPTALFRNTKAAGAAIGGVKNMLLEWCRAMTRSYEHVDIQNFSSSWSSGMAFCALIHKFFPDAFDYAALDPAKRRHNFSLAFSTAEKLADCAQLLEVDDMVRLAVPDSKCVYTYIQELYRSLVQKGLVKTKKK comes from the exons AtggagcagaaggaagggaagcCCTCTGAGGACGGAACCCCTGTGTCCCCAACCATGGAGGTCCCGGAGACAGTGGGAGGGGGAGCCTCTGCTGAGGAGGAGGCCACAGGCCCAGCTGAGAGGACCATCACAGAGGGGCCTCCAGATGGGGCAGGAAAGCAGGAGAGGGCACCAGCTGAGGACAGCATTACAGCTGAATTCCAGGGGGAATCCAAAGGGGAGGCTGAACTTCAAAAGGAGGACAGCGGGAAGAAAGAGACCACCGTGGCTCCTCAGGAGATGGCTGATCGGAAAGAAGAGACCAACTCTGAACCCAAGGAGACTGAGGGAAAAGAGGAGATCACGTTGGCCTCTGAGAAGCAGCAGGCTGATGAGAAAGAGGCCAAGCCTGGATCTAGGGAGAAAGCCAATGTGAATGATGAGGTGCAGGCTGCTGGGAATGAGGAGGCCAAGGCTGGAGAcagggaggctgctgggaaggaggaggccaag gctggagacagggaggctgctgggaaggaggaggccaAG gctggagacagggaggccgctgggaaggaggaagccatggctggaggcagggaggctgctgGGAATGAGGAGACCAAGGCTGGAGAcagggaggctgctgggaaggaggaggccaAGGTTGGAGACAGGGAGgccaaagggaaggaggaggccaaggctggaggcagggaggctgctgggaagCAGGAGGCCACAGTGGCCTCTCAGGAGGTGAGCAACAAGACAGAGGAGCCCAAGGCTGAAACCCAAGAGAAAGCCAGTGCCCCAGAGGCCAAGTCGGACTCTCAGAAGACTGCCGTGGAAGATGAGGCCAAGCCTGAAccacaggaggaggaggagaaggaggaggtg GAGCCAGGCTGTCCTGATGAAGAGCAGGACCAGGGCGCggagaaaggggcagaggaaggggcaGGAGCGCTTCCCCGGTCCGCTGAGGAATGGCCCGAGAGCCCCACGGAGGAGGGCAGCGGCCTCAGCCCAG ATGGGCTGAGTCCAGACACCGCAGCTTCTGGAGAGACCAGTCCTTCAGCCAG TGAATCTTCACCCAGCGACGTGTCCCAGAGCCCCACGGAGCCCCCTCCCTcacaggagaagaagaaagacaagGCACCAGAGCGCAGGGTGTCAGCCCCTGCCCGGCCCCGGGGGCCCCGTGCCCAGAACCGCAAAGCCATCGTAGACAAGTTTGGGGG GGCAGCCTCGGGCCCCACGGCCCTGTTCCGGAACACCAAGGCCGCGGGGGCAGCCATCGGCGGCGTTAAGAACATGCTCTTGGAGTGGTGTCGGGCCATGACGAGGAGCTACGAG CATGTGGACATCCAGAACTTCTCCTCAAGCTGGAGCAGTGGCATGGCCTTCTGCGCCCTCATCCACAAGTTCTTCCCCGATGCCTTTGACTACGCTGCGCTGGACCCCGCCAAGCGCCGGCACAACTTCTCCCTGGCCTTCTCCACAGCCGA GAAACTGGCCGACTGCGCCCAGCTGCTGGAAGTGGATGACATGGTGCGGCTGGCAGTGCCTGACTCCAAGTGCGTCTACACCTACATCCAGGAGCTGTACCGCAGCCTCGTGCAGAAGGGACTGGTGAAGACCAAGAAGAAATGA